One Algoriphagus sp. Y33 genomic window, AGGTGACTTGGGCCTGTCTCGCTGTGTCGGGGCACCCGTCATCCCCGCCTGACGTCAGGGCAGGGACCTTCCAGTAAGTAAACCAAGGAAAATAATGCTACTGGCATCATTGCGGATAATCATATTAATTTACAGTGCTTTTAACTTCATAAAGAGCTGTTTCTAAAAAAGAAGTCAACTCTTTCTATCTTATGGTTTCTAAATAAACCCTTTCAATCCATGCATCAGATCCCGCTTGGTAATCAAACCGCCTTTTCTCCAGAGAATTTTACCTTTTTTGAAAAGGATGTAATTGGGAATGGAACGTACGGCAAATTGTTGGGCAAGCTGAGGGCTTTTGTCAATATTGATTTTTAGTAACTTGATTTTGCCCCCCAATTCCCTGAGTACCTCATCAATAATGGGATCCATCGTCTGACAGGGGCCACACCAGTCTGCATGGAAATCCACCAAGATAGCCTCTTGGCTTTTAACGATTACATCTTTGGGGTTACGCCTAGGCATGGTACTGAAAATAGAAAACCTAACAGTATAAAGTATCTACTCCGGATGAAAGTTCGAACTAGATCCAGCTTCTGGAGTAGCTGGCTAACAAATGAAAGTAGAATTGTCAGTATAAGGAGTTCGGTGCCTGTTTTAAAAGGGGGGATCCTCTTAACCAAGTCATTAAAAAAAAACTGCGACTTCCGTGCCACCCTCTGTGTATTCGGCGGTAAAGGGAGAAAAAAAAGCCGCTAATTCCATCATAGTGAACTAGCGGCTTTCTTATTTATGAGGTTAATTAATTTCCTGCAGGCGCAGCCGGCATCTCTAAACCCAGCTTTGCCAATACCAGCTCAGTGAATTTATCTTCTTCCTTGGTGTAAAGTAAGATAGGTGCCTGACCGGCTGATTCAGCAAAGATATGTGTGTAGTTATTCTCTGCTGCTACAGCATTGATGGCATTCACCACCTTAGTCTGAACCGGCGAAAGAAGTTCTCCCAATTTCCTTTGATAGCTGATTTGTGTATCAGATTCCATTTTTTGAAGATTATCTCTAAGAGCCGTCAATTCTTGTACCTTAGCTGCTCTCGCTTCTTCAGTCATGGTCTGGGATGCCTGCTCAAACGTTTGAACCTGACGCTGGAAGTCCTCGCCTTTTATTTGTAAGGTAGTCTGAAGCTGTGTTTCATAATCCTTAATGTCGGCAGCTATCTGCTCCATCTCGGGCATCAAATCCATGATAAATTCCACATTGGTATAACCAATCTTAACTTCTTGCGCCTGAGCTGCGAATCCTACGCAAAGCAAGGCTATTGCGGAAAGGATAACTTTAACTTTCATCATTTCTGTGTTTCTATTTATTTGTTTTCTTCTATTCCCAATTCTTCCAAGACAAACTCCGAATAATCGTGCCGGGGGTCTGTATAGATAATTGCTGATGGTTCTGCTGCTTTATCAAATAGCATACCCAGGTTGTTTCTTCGAGTCACAATTTCAATCGCATCATAGATCTTGGATTGCAGAGGTTGCATCAATTCCGCTTGTTTTTGGAAGTATTGCCCCTCTATTCCAAAAATTCTGCTATTGAATTCTTGGGATTCTTTTTGTTTCAACTTAATTGCTTCCAGCCGTTGCTGGTACATTTCTTCTGTAAGAAGTACTTCCTCTGCCTTCAACTGAACAGTAAGATCTTTGATCTTTTTATCCAAATTTTGTGCCTCTTTCTTCCATTCAGCACTGATGTTTTCCAGCTCTTGCTGTATGATTTTGTAATCGGGATGCTTGTTGAGAATATATTCTGAATCAATGTAACCGATCTTCTGAGCCATCAAAGGCCTCAATTGAAGCGCAAAGAGTAGCAAAAATACAATTTTCAGTGATTTATTCATGAATTAGGGAAGTTAAGATTGGGTTGATTTTTCAACATTCATCGTATGTTAATTTTTGCATAAATTAACCATTCCCCGCGCCATATCCATAGTTATCTTATCTGCTGCCCTATGGTAAAGTGGAATTGTGAGCCACTTCGCTGTGTGGAGCCGGGGACAGCGTCAAATCCATAACCCCAGTCAATTCCCAGTAGACCAAATGCAGGCAT contains:
- a CDS encoding OmpH family outer membrane protein yields the protein MMKVKVILSAIALLCVGFAAQAQEVKIGYTNVEFIMDLMPEMEQIAADIKDYETQLQTTLQIKGEDFQRQVQTFEQASQTMTEEARAAKVQELTALRDNLQKMESDTQISYQRKLGELLSPVQTKVVNAINAVAAENNYTHIFAESAGQAPILLYTKEEDKFTELVLAKLGLEMPAAPAGN
- a CDS encoding co-chaperone YbbN, producing the protein MPRRNPKDVIVKSQEAILVDFHADWCGPCQTMDPIIDEVLRELGGKIKLLKINIDKSPQLAQQFAVRSIPNYILFKKGKILWRKGGLITKRDLMHGLKGFI
- a CDS encoding OmpH family outer membrane protein, encoding MNKSLKIVFLLLFALQLRPLMAQKIGYIDSEYILNKHPDYKIIQQELENISAEWKKEAQNLDKKIKDLTVQLKAEEVLLTEEMYQQRLEAIKLKQKESQEFNSRIFGIEGQYFQKQAELMQPLQSKIYDAIEIVTRRNNLGMLFDKAAEPSAIIYTDPRHDYSEFVLEELGIEENK